One part of the Vogesella sp. LIG4 genome encodes these proteins:
- a CDS encoding DUF1272 domain-containing protein yields MLTLRPGCELCDTDLPGDSGAAFICSFECTFCHDCASRLGHACPNCGGELVPRPRRTGARLAANPASTQRVYKPR; encoded by the coding sequence ATGCTGACACTACGACCTGGCTGTGAACTGTGCGATACCGACTTGCCCGGCGACAGCGGCGCCGCCTTCATCTGCAGTTTTGAATGCACTTTCTGCCACGACTGCGCCAGCCGGCTGGGCCATGCCTGCCCGAACTGCGGTGGCGAACTCGTGCCGCGGCCACGGCGTACAGGCGCGCGCCTAGCGGCCAATCCGGCCAGCACGCAGCGTGTCTACAAGCCGCGGTAG
- a CDS encoding GNAT family N-acetyltransferase produces the protein MTLRIRAATAADYPGWCELWAGYNAFYGRHGDTALPEAQLLLTWQRLLDDAEPMQLLLAERDGQLLGLAHCIYHRNTLMPHYACYLQDLFTAPQARGQGVARALIAAVEDAARAQGCPSVYWHTHQDNATARRLYDQLASATGFIVYRAML, from the coding sequence ATGACGCTGCGCATCCGTGCGGCCACGGCCGCCGACTACCCGGGCTGGTGCGAGCTGTGGGCCGGCTATAACGCCTTCTACGGCCGCCATGGTGACACCGCGCTGCCCGAGGCGCAGCTGCTGCTCACCTGGCAGCGCCTGCTGGACGATGCCGAGCCGATGCAGCTGCTGCTGGCGGAGCGGGATGGCCAGCTGCTGGGGCTGGCGCACTGCATCTACCACCGCAATACGCTGATGCCGCACTACGCCTGCTACCTGCAGGACCTGTTCACCGCGCCGCAGGCGCGCGGGCAGGGCGTGGCCAGGGCACTGATCGCGGCGGTGGAAGACGCCGCCCGCGCGCAGGGCTGCCCCAGCGTGTACTGGCATACCCACCAGGACAACGCCACCGCGCGCCGGCTGTATGACCAGCTGGCGAGTGCTACCGGATTCATTGTTTACCGCGCGATGCTCTAA
- a CDS encoding EamA family transporter produces the protein MNWQDRLIALAIVVAWGFNFVVIKWGVVGVPPFLLGALRFSAAAGIGLLFVRRPALPWRWLLIYGLTMGLGQFACLFSAVKLGMPAGLASIVLQSSAFFTLLIGRLWLHEHFTRWQLGGLIVGGSGLYLIGGLGAAGIPPAGFLLTLCAAGSWAVSNVVVRRIVRAGYKPEMLGLVVWSSLAPILPFFALSALFESSAIHWQQVVSGKSLFAIAYLALIATLFGYGQWSKLLSRHAANVVAPYSLLAPLVGVLSAALVLGERLSFWQLVGGVVLIGGLVVNMLGPRLLALLRRPALGRA, from the coding sequence ATGAACTGGCAAGACCGACTTATCGCCCTGGCCATCGTGGTGGCCTGGGGTTTCAACTTCGTGGTCATCAAGTGGGGCGTGGTGGGCGTGCCGCCCTTCCTGCTGGGGGCGCTGCGCTTTAGCGCTGCCGCCGGCATCGGCCTGCTGTTCGTGCGTCGCCCGGCGCTGCCGTGGCGCTGGCTGCTGATATACGGCCTCACCATGGGCCTGGGGCAGTTCGCCTGCCTGTTCTCGGCGGTGAAGCTGGGCATGCCGGCCGGGCTTGCCTCCATCGTGTTGCAGAGTTCCGCCTTCTTCACCCTGCTGATCGGCCGGCTGTGGCTGCATGAGCACTTCACCCGCTGGCAGCTGGGCGGGCTGATCGTCGGCGGCAGCGGCCTGTACCTGATCGGCGGCCTGGGCGCCGCCGGCATACCGCCGGCCGGCTTCCTGCTTACCCTGTGCGCCGCCGGCAGCTGGGCGGTATCCAATGTGGTGGTGCGCCGCATCGTCCGCGCCGGCTACAAGCCGGAGATGCTGGGGCTGGTGGTGTGGAGCAGCCTGGCGCCGATCCTGCCGTTCTTCGCGCTGTCGGCGCTGTTCGAATCCAGCGCCATCCACTGGCAGCAGGTGGTCAGCGGCAAGAGCCTGTTCGCCATTGCCTACCTGGCGCTGATCGCCACCCTGTTCGGCTATGGCCAGTGGAGCAAGCTGCTGTCGCGGCATGCGGCCAACGTGGTGGCGCCGTATTCGCTGCTGGCGCCGCTGGTGGGCGTGCTGTCCGCGGCGCTGGTGCTGGGCGAGCGGCTGAGCTTCTGGCAGCTGGTCGGCGGCGTGGTGCTGATCGGCGGCCTGGTGGTGAATATGCTCGGCCCGCGCCTGCTGGCCCTGTTGCGCCGCCCGGCGCTGGGGAGGGCGTGA